CGTCATGCAGGTCTCGAGACCCAGGGATTTCACCTGCCGCACCATATCAACCACATAACCCATGTCTTTCTTTGACGGGCTGCGCCAGGCCGCGCCCATGCAGAACCGGGACGCACCCTTGGCCTTGGCCGCTTTGGCCTCTGCCACCACGCTCTCAATCTCGAGCAGCTTTTCCTTCTCAAGCCCGGTGTTGTAATGACCGCTCTGGGGGCAGTACTTGCAGTCTTCCGGGCAGGCGCCGGTCTTGATGGACAGCAGGGTACTGACCTGCACTTCATTGGGGTCGAAGTTTTCCCGGTGGACGGTCTGGGCCCGGAACATCAGGTCATTGAACGGCAGCTCAAACAGCGCTCGGGCTTCCTGCATGGTCCAGTCGTGACGGGCTTGGCTGATAGATTGGGTGGCGGCCATGATACGATCCTGTTTATTTTTCCGGGCTTTTCAGACTCATTCTGAATAGCGCTGAACAGCTATGGATAGCGAGTGAACAAATGATAAAGGGACTGGAGGCGCTGTCAACCTTGTTAGCACTAAAGGTTAACAGCAGCGGAAGTTGTGTGGCCTGCCTTGAACCGGCGGCAAGCTTTGGACTTTGCACCCCCTGCCGGGAAGAGCTGCCCAGGAATCGCTGGTACTGTCGCCATTGCGCCCTCCCGCTGGCCTTTCCCGGTCAAGACATGGCCTGCGGGGAATGTCTGAAAAGCCCGCCGCCGTTCATCCGGGTAATTGCGCCACTGCACTACCGGTTTCCGGTGGACCGGATGATCCGGCGTTACAAGGATTCTGGCCAGCGTGCCTTCGCCAAACCGCTGCTCCATGAGCTGGCACATCATCTTACGGAAACGCTCGATCGCCATCCGGACTGGCGCCCCGACCTTCTGGTTCCGGCACCGATGCACCCGACCAGAAGGCGGAGCCGGGGCTTCAACCAGGCGTCGGATATTGCCGAGCATCTGGGCCGGAAACTGGCTCTGCCATGGTCATCAAACCTGGCCGCCCGCCAACGCAGCGCCAGATCCCAGCGCGGGCTTGACCGCAACGCCCGGATTACCAACCTGACAGGCATTTTCCGCATAGTAGATCAACCGCCGGCCCGGGTGGCGATTATCGATGATGTGGTGACCACCGGTGCGACCGCTCGCCTGCTCGCCCAGGCTCTGAAAAACGCGGGCGCCCGGGAGGTTCAGGTCTGGGCGCTGGCCCGCACGCCCGGGTAATCGACGATCACTCCCTGAGCAGGCCCGCGACCCGGTTGGCAATCGCAAGAGAGGCGGTAAGCCCCGGCGACTCGATACCGAACAGATGAACTACGCCCGGCAGCCCATGGGATTCCGGCCCATCTATCCGGAAATCCGCAAACGACTCATTGGGCCCATGCAGCTTGGGGCGAATTCCCGCATAGGCGGGCTGTAGCCTGGCCGGATCCAGGGCCGGCCACCACCGGCTGATGCTGCCGGTAAATGCCTGGGCCCGCGCCGGGTCAACCCGGTAGTCCGGCGTATCGACCCACTCCACGTCCGGACCAAATCGAGCTTGACCTGCCAAATCCAGGGTGAGATGAATACCCAATCCGCCGGGCTCGGGAACCGGATACACCAGAGAGTCGAACGGATGCTTTCCGCCGTAGCTGAAATACACGCCACGGGCATAGCGCTGACGAGGAATCTGCTGTTCCGGCATACCCTTCCAACAACTGGCAAGAGGGACCGCACCAAGGCCTGCCGAATTAACCACCTGCTCCGTCTTGAGCCAGCATGGGGACTCCCCGGCGACTTCCAAACGATAACCGTCGGTCTCGGTCACGATACCTACTACCGGTGCCCGACAGATCAATTGCCCACCAGCATCCTCCAGCTCACCCAGCAGCGCGAGCATAAGTGCGTGGCTGTCGATAATCCCGGTTTCCGGGGAATGGAGTGCGGCACCCGCGACAACGCCGGGCAGTTTCCGCGCCACGGCCTTTTTGTCGACCAGCTCCAGCTCCACCCCGTTTTTCTGTGCCTGTTCCCGGATCCTGACTAACTGGCCGGCCTCGGCCTCACCGGCCACAACCCATTTGCCACATTTCCGCACCGGCAGACGTCGGGTATGGCAGTAGTCGTAGAGTGCCTGGCGGCCCTCCACACAGAGCAACGCCTTAAGGGAATGCTCCGGGTAGTAAAGCCCGCCATGGACGACTTCGCTGTTGCGGGACGATATTCCCTCGCCAAATCTGTCACCGGCCTCCAGTACCAGTACCTCCTGGCCCTGCTGTGCCAGTTTCCGCGCAATCGCAAGACCGACAACGCCAGCGCCGACCACGACCGTTTGAGCCTGATAGATTTCTGGATCCGCCATATCCACGCTCGACTACTCGTTTTCAATAAGAGTCTCGAGTATGGCAAAACCCCGGGCGGCCTCAAACTCTGCTGGCAAAAACCCGCGACCGCATTACGGAAAAAGTCCTAAAACGGTATACTTCTCCATCAGGAACGTGCTGGGAGCCGTGAATCAATGTCTGACAGGAAGCAGTTCATTATCGTTATGCTGGTCGCCGCCCTATTTGTGAGCTGGCTGGGCTGGCGCGGCTTTGAAGTCATCAGCCTCAATTACGCCCTCGCAGAGGACGAGACGGTTGCCAACTACCCCTACCAGCACCGGGTTGTACGAGTGGAGGGCAATACCGCCATTATGACGTCTTTGCGCTCCTTCGAAACGCCGACTCGGGAAGCCCTGAACGCCATCTTCCCGAGTATGGGCAACCTTGCGGATACCAGCCGGGAATGGCAGCGGGCGGAGCGCGAACTGGCCCAGGTGCAGGCCCGGGCCGGCGACATCATCCTTGAGCAAGCGGGTATCGATCGCATTCGCTGGGAACTGGACGAAAACTGGTACCATCTCAGCGAAATGAAGACCCGGCAAAGCGCGAGGCGCTAATCCCTTTATGACCGAAACCAGCAGCCACCCCTACGACGCCCTCACTCCGGACACCATTCTGGATGCCATGGAGGACGCGGGGTTTGTGGTGAACGGGCGTCTGTTTGCCCTGAACAGCTATGAAAACCGCGTTTATCAGATCGGCCTTGACGACAAATCACCGGTTATTGCCAAGTTCTACCGCCCCGGCCGCTGGAGCGAAGCCCAGATCCGTGAAGAACATGACTTCACGCGCCAGCTAGTGGAAGCCGACATTCCGGTCGTTGCGCCCATGGAGCTGCCCGGCGGTGACTCTCTTGGCCGTGGTGGAGAGTTCCTGTTTGCGGTGTTTCCCCAGCGCGGCGGTCAGGCGCCGGACACCAGCGTGACCGACACTCTCTACCGCCTGGGTCAATGGCTTGGGCAGCTTCACAATCAGGGCGACACCAAGGCTTTCCAGGAACGACCCACCCTTGACCTGATCGGCGGTATAACCGCCAATACCGATTTTCTGATTCGGGAAAACTGGGTGCCTGCCGACCTGCGCCCTGCCTGGGATTCGCTGATTCCCGACCTGATCGAATACTGTCAGCGCCGGATGGAAGATGCAGGCGAAACCCATAATCTGCGAATCCACGGCGACTGCCACGCCGGCAATATTCTCTGCCGCGAAGATCAGATGCTGTTTGTAGACCTGGATGACTGCCGGACCGGGCCTGCCATTCAGGATCTCTGGCTGCTGCTGAACGGGGATGAGGTGGAGCGGGGACAGCAATTCGGTGAGCTGATGGAAGGCTACGAGATGTTTCGCGACTTCAATCGCCGGGAAAGGCACCTGATCGAACCACTGCGCTGTTACCGCCAGATTTCCCATTGCACCTGGCTGGCAAAACGTTGGGACGACCCGGCTTTCCCACGGTTCTTCCCCTGGTTTGCCAAGCCGAGGTTCTGGTCTGACCAGATTCTGTCCCTGAGGGAACAGCTGTCTGCCCTTCAGAGCCCGTCGATCAGTATTCCGGGCCAGTTCTAAACACCCGATATCCAGACAACCCTGACTTCCGGAGAGATTTGTGAGCCAGAAAGACGCCCGATATACAGCCCGCAGCCTGATCGTAACGGCCATTGTCACCGTTCTGGTCACCATTGGCACCCTGGAATTCAGCGGCCGGATTGATCACTCGGACAATAAGGACCATGTTCCCATCGGCGAGTTCGAGGCAATACACCTCAAGCCCGGCGAACCTTTCCGGATGTCACCCAAATCCTCGGAACTGCATGCGGTCTGTGAACAGGGGTTCCTGGCCATTGCCGCCGATGTAGATCCGTCCTTCCGCGGCATTCTGGTCGACTACAAGAACCGTGGCGTGCGCTGCAGCCGCGGCCCCGCTCCGGCGCACGACCGCCCGGTCCACGACAGCCCGACAAATGGTTCGGCGGGTCAGGAAGAGGACCAGGGCTGATGTCCCGCAAGCCACAGAAACCGGTGCAGACCCGGGACAGACTGTTTGCCACCGAACAGGAAGCCGGCGAATTCCGCTTCGACGCCGCAGTCGCCCGGGTGTTTCCGGATATGATTCGACGCTCGGTGCCGGGCTACACCACCATCATCCCGATGATCGAAGTCATTACCGATCAGTACGCCCAGGCTGGCAGCCACTGCTATGATCTGGGCTGCTCTCTGGGCGCATCGACCCTGGCCATGCGACACGGCATAGGCGACCGCGACTGCCTGCTGACCGGTGTGGACAACTCACCGGACATGATTGAGCGGGCAGAGCACTTCATCGCCCTGGACGACCATCCGCTGCCGGTCTCCCTGCGCTGCGAGGATATTCTGGACACCCAACTGCAACAGGCGTCGGTGACCACCCTCAATTTCACCCTGCAGTTCGTGGCGCCAGAGCATCGCAACGCGCTGTTGACCCGAATCGGCGATGCCACACTGCACGGTGGTGCTCTGATTCTTTCGGAAAAAATCCGTTTCGAATCCGCCGCCGAGCAGGATATCCAGACCAGACTGCACCACGAGTTCAAGCGGGCCAACGGCTATTCCGACCTGGAAATCAGTCAGAAGCGCTCCGCCCTTGAACGGGTGCTGCTGCCGGAAACCATCGCGGCACATCAGCAGCGCCTGCAGGACTCCGGATTTTCCCGTGTGATGGTGTGGTATCAGTGCTTTAACTTTGTTTCCATACTGGCCGTCAAATAGCCCCCGAAGGAACTCGACCCCCCCCATGACCCACTTTGACTGGCAAACACGCTACGCCAATCTGTTCAACGATCTGGACCAAAGCGGCCTGCAGCAGTGGCGCGAGCTTGTTCAGAAACAGCTCCACAAGCGCTTCGACGAAGCCCCTCATGGCGACATTCCCCGCTGGCTGTCGGCCCTGGATTCACTGCCGGATATTGCCGCGCGACCACCGGTGCTGGACCGGTCCGCAGTAGCACTGCGTGCGCAGGAGACATTGCCTGACGACCTGCACCGGAAGCTGGAATCGGGCCTCAGGGGCCTTATGCCCTGGCGCAAGGGCCCCTTCGATTTTTTCGGCATTCCGATTGATACCGAATGGCGGTCAGACTGGAAATGGGACCGGGTGCTGCCCCATCTGTCCGACCTAAAGGGACGACAGATTCTGGATGTGGGCTGCGGTTCCGGCTATCACCTCTGGCGGATGCTGGGGGAAGGCGCAGGACGGGTCATCGGCGTGGATCCCGGACTGCTTTTCCTGTTCCAGTTCCTGGCGGTGAAACGCTACATCGCCCCGGAGCCGCGGGCCGATCTTCTGCCCATCAAACTGGAAGACCTGCCGCCCCGACTGGAAGCTTTCGACACCACTTTCTCAATGGGTGTGCTTTATCACCGGCGTTCGCCGCTGGATCATCTACTGGAACTGAAGGATACCCTGAAGCCGGGTGGTGAGCTGGTTCTGGAAACCCTGGTGGTAGACGGGCCCGAGGGCTACAGCCTGATGCCGGAAGACCGCTACGGCCAGATGCGCAACGTCTGGTTTCTGCCCAGTTGCGACACGCTTTTGCGGTGGCTGGACCGAACCGGCTTCCGTAATGCGCGGGTGGTGGACGTCAGCGTCACAACGACTGATGAGCAGCGCCAGACTGACTGGATGCGATTCCAGTCGCTGGCCGACTTCCTGCACCCGGACGACCCGAACAAAACCATTGAGGGCTATCCGGGGCCGAAGCGGGCCACACTGATTGCCACAAAGCCCTGAGCGGGCTGCTACTCGCCGAAGGGATGGCGGAGAATGACGGTCTCGACCCGGTCAGGTCCGGTGGAAATAATGTCAATCGGAGCCTCGATCTGCTCTTCCAAATAACGGATATAGGACCGGGCATTCTCCGGCAGCTGATCCAGTGAGGTGATCCCGAAAGTACTTTCCTGCCAGCCCGGCAGCTCAACAAAGACCGGCTCAATATCCTTGTAGGTATCGCAGCCGATGGGCGGACGGGTGATTTCGCCTTTCGGTGTCTTGTAGCCGATGCAGACCTTGACGGTGTCCATGCCGTCAAGGACATCCAGCTTGGTCAGGCAGATGCCTGACACACTGTTGATCTGGATCGCATGGCGCAGTGCCACCGCATCAAACCACCCGCAACGGCGTGAACGACCGGTTGTGGTGCCCACTTCGTTACCTTTGACCGCCAGATGCCGACCCATGTCGTCAAACAGTTCCGTGGGGAACGGACCTGAACCAACACGGGTGGTATAGGCCTTGGTGATTCCCAGCACGTAGTCAAGAAACAGCGGGCCGAAGCCAGTGCCGGTTGCCGTGCCGCCGGCGGTGGTGTTGGACGAGGTAACATAGGGATAGGTCCCCAGGTCGATATCCAGCAGTGAACCCTGGGCACCCTCAAACATGATGTGTTCGCCGCGCTTGCGCAGATCGTGAAGGATATCCGTCACGTCGGCGGCCATCGGCAGGATTTCCTCGCTCATGGTCATCAGCTCGGAAAACGCCTGATCAATATCCTCCGGCTCTTCGTGGAAATACTCGGTCAGCACGAAGTTGTGGTAACTCATGATTTCCAGGAGTTTTTCCTTGAAGCTCTGGGGATCAAAAAGATCGCCCAGCCGAACGCCCCGGCGGCTCACCTTGTCTTCATAAGCCGGGCCGATGCCCCGGCCGGTGGTGCCGATCTTGTCCACGCCACGGGCGCGCTCCCTGGCCTGGTCGATACGCACATGGGTTTTGAGGATGATCGGGCATGCCAGGCTGATTTTCAGCCTCTCGCGCACCGCCACACCGTTGGATTCCAGCTCGCGAACTTCCTTAAGCAGGGCCTCCGGAGACAGCACGACGCCGTTCCCAATCAGACACTGGACGTCTTTTCGCAGGATACCCGAGGGAATCAGGTGAAGCGCTGTTTTCCGGCCGTCAATTACCAGGGTATGTCCGGCATTGTGGCCACCCTGAAAACGGACCACCGCAGACACTTTATCGGTCAGAAGGTCAACGATCTTGCCCTTACCTTCATCACCCCATTGGGTGCCAAGTACTACAACGTTCTTACCCATGATTCTCTCTCGATTTGTCCAGCTCAGTTAGTCCAGGTGTTCCACGACCCACTGGCCGTTCTTCTTAACAAGTATCCGGTTACAGCCCCGTGCTCGGGGATCCGCTTTGGTGTCTTCCGGCAGGGCGCGAACGACGGTTTCGGTCAGCCGCAACCCGGCGATCACACCCTCCAGCGCGTCATCAGCGTCCGCTGGGGCCCAAATCCGGCCGGTCGAATGGCTGGTTCGTTGTCCCAGGGAAGCCAATGAGCGAATATCCAGGCTGAAGCCGGTGGCCGGCCGCGCCCTGCCAAAGTCGCTGCCAATGGCATCGTACCGGCCACCCTTGCCGACCGCATCCCCATGACCCGGGACGTAGGCGGCAAAAACCAGGCCGGTATGGTAGTTGTAGCCTCGAAGCTCGCAGAAATCGAAACCGAAGGTAACCTCCGGGAAGTGGTTGCCCAACATGTCCGCCACACGCTCAAGTTGGCCCAGAGCATCCTGTAAAGGCACAGGCGCACCAGCGAGAATCTGTTTTGCTTCCGCCAGCGCCTCCGCCCCGCCACTGACACGTGCAAGCTTGCGCAGCATTTCACCGGCAGAACCGGCGGGGCAGTCACCCAGCCATTGATCAAGTTCCGGCACGGATTTACGGGCCATGGCGTCAAAAATGGCCTCGCCAGCGTCACGGTCAAACGCGGCTTCTCGCACCAGATTCTCGTAGATGGCAACGTGGGCGAGATCCAGGTGAATCCGGGGCAGGCCCGATATCCTTAGGGACTCAAGCATCAGACTGATGACTTCCATATCCGCAGACTCGGAGCGGCTGCCGAAAAGCTCACAACCGGCCTGGATCGGGGTACGGCCGGTCAGCATGTGACGGGGACGGGTATGCAGAACATGCCCGGCATAGCACAGCCGGGTAATGCCGTCCTGGCCAAGGGTATGGGCATCAATTCGGGCAGCCTGCGGAGTCATGTCTGCCCTCAGGCCCATCATTCTGCCAGTGAGCTGATCGGTCAGTTTGAAGGTCTGCAGTTCCAGATCGTGACCAGTGCCGGTAAACAGGGACTCGAGGTATTCAATCAGCGGCGGGATAACCAGCTGATAACCCCAGCGCTGGCAGGTATCCATTACATCCCGACGCAGGGATTCGATCTGTCCGGCCAGCGGAGGAAGAATGTCCTCAACGCCGTCCGGCAATAGCCAGCGATCAGATACTGTCATGAGATTCCGTTGTCCGTGCACAGGATTGAAGGCAACACCCGGTGACAATGAAACCCGGGCCAAAACCGGCGAGATTTTACACTGTTGGCAGACACAAAAAAACCGGAATGCCAGAGCATTCCGGTTTTAACCGTGCCAGCCTCAGTATCAGCGGTTGCCCATCGGGTCCTTCAGATACTTCATGAAGTCGCTTTCAGTATCAATGACCATGATATCGCCCTTGTCGGCAAAGGTGTTCTGATACGCCTCCAGACTGCGATAGAAGGAATAGAACTCACTGTTAGTTCCATAGGCGTCCGCGTAAATTCGAGCCGCCTCTGCATCGCCCTCACCGCGAGTTTCTTCGGCCTTGGAGAAGGCTTCGGCAAGGATAACGGTGCGCTGCCGATCCGCATCGGCCCTTATACCTTCCGCAAGTTCGTTACCCCGCGAACGGAATTCCTGTGCCAGCGCCAAACGCTCGGCCGCCATACGACGGTACACGTTCTGGCTGACTTCCCCGGGAAACTCAATGGCCTTGACCCGGATATCAACCACGTCAATACCGAACTCTTCCTGCGCCGTTTCGTTGACTCGGGTGGTAAGGCTGGTCATGAGCTCGTCGCGCTGACCGGACACCACTTCGACCATGGTGCGAACACCGAACTCGTCCCGCAGACCATTGTCTACCCGCGAGAGCAAGAGCTGGGAGGCGCGGTATTCGTCACCACCGGTGGCGCGGTAGAACTGATCCACGTCCCGGATTTTCCACGCGATGTAAGAGTCCACATCCAGAGGCTTCTTCTCGATTGTCAGATACTGGCGCGACGGAAGATCCGTCGTCAGCAACCGGACATCGAACTCCCGAACCTGGTCGATAACCGGCACCTTGAAGTGTATGCCCGCTTTGATGTCTGTTTCAATCAGCTCACCGAAGCGCAACAAGACGCCACGATGGGTTTCAGGGATGATATAGACGCTGGACAAAACCACCAGCACCACGATAAGGGCGCCCGCAAGGCCCACTACACCTTTAGCTCCCATATTAACGGCTCCTCCGCACGCCTGAATCCTGACGGCTCTGCAGTTCCTGCATTACCTGGTCAGACAGCGCCTTGATGTCTGTTTGATTGCTGCCCGACTCGCCACTCTGTCCACTGACGCCGGCACGATTGGTCAGCCCGTCAAGCGGCAAATACATGATATTGTCGTCGCCCTCAGTGGCCACCATGACCTTGCTGGTATTGGTCAACACCGCTTCAAGCGCCTGAATGTACATGCGCTCACGAGTTACCTCGGGTGCTTGCTCGTAAACATCCAGAACCGCCATGAAGCGCGACGTTTCACCACGAGCGCGTTCTACAACCTGTTCCCTGTAGGCAGCGGCCTCTTCCGTCAGACGCCGGGCACGGCCGCGGGCTTCGGGAACCACTTTGTTGCGATAACGTTCCGCTTCTTCTTTAACTTGCTGCTCGTCCTCACGGGCACGCTGCACTTCGCGGAACGCATCCTGCACCGGCTCGGGCGGCTGGGTGCTCTCAACGTTTACCCGAACTATGCCAAGGCCTGTGCTGTACTCGCGAAGGAAGGTCTGCAATCTTTGCTCGATCCTTACCGAAAGTTCGGCCCGGCCTTCCGTCAACACGCCATCAAGCGTTGAACTGCCGACCTCGTGACGAAGGGCACTGTCTGTGGCAAACGCCAGCGCCTGGTTAGAATCCCGGACGTTGAGCACATAATCGCGAGCGTCATTGACCCGGTACTGAACCTGCAGATCAACCGTCACCAGGTTTTCATCCTGGGTCAGCATCTGCCCGGAGGACTCTGCGGTCCGCACGTTGGTGACACGCACCAGTGTAACGCTGTCGATCAGCGGCACCTTGAAACGCAGTCCAGGTTCCTCAATACGACTAAATTCACCGAAACGCAGAACAACCGCACGCTCTTGCTCGTCGACGGTATAAAAAGACTGGAAAACAACGTAACCAACAAAAACGATGGCGACGATGGCCAGCACCGCACCAATCCCGCCGGCATTGCCACCAGATGAACCGCTGCCACCTGAATTGCCGCCCTTGCCCTTTCCGCCAAGGAGCTTGTTCAGCTTGTCGAGGC
This DNA window, taken from Marinobacter halotolerans, encodes the following:
- the cmoA gene encoding carboxy-S-adenosyl-L-methionine synthase CmoA, producing MSRKPQKPVQTRDRLFATEQEAGEFRFDAAVARVFPDMIRRSVPGYTTIIPMIEVITDQYAQAGSHCYDLGCSLGASTLAMRHGIGDRDCLLTGVDNSPDMIERAEHFIALDDHPLPVSLRCEDILDTQLQQASVTTLNFTLQFVAPEHRNALLTRIGDATLHGGALILSEKIRFESAAEQDIQTRLHHEFKRANGYSDLEISQKRSALERVLLPETIAAHQQRLQDSGFSRVMVWYQCFNFVSILAVK
- a CDS encoding kinase, coding for MSQKDARYTARSLIVTAIVTVLVTIGTLEFSGRIDHSDNKDHVPIGEFEAIHLKPGEPFRMSPKSSELHAVCEQGFLAIAADVDPSFRGILVDYKNRGVRCSRGPAPAHDRPVHDSPTNGSAGQEEDQG
- the cmoB gene encoding tRNA 5-methoxyuridine(34)/uridine 5-oxyacetic acid(34) synthase CmoB — encoded protein: MTHFDWQTRYANLFNDLDQSGLQQWRELVQKQLHKRFDEAPHGDIPRWLSALDSLPDIAARPPVLDRSAVALRAQETLPDDLHRKLESGLRGLMPWRKGPFDFFGIPIDTEWRSDWKWDRVLPHLSDLKGRQILDVGCGSGYHLWRMLGEGAGRVIGVDPGLLFLFQFLAVKRYIAPEPRADLLPIKLEDLPPRLEAFDTTFSMGVLYHRRSPLDHLLELKDTLKPGGELVLETLVVDGPEGYSLMPEDRYGQMRNVWFLPSCDTLLRWLDRTGFRNARVVDVSVTTTDEQRQTDWMRFQSLADFLHPDDPNKTIEGYPGPKRATLIATKP
- a CDS encoding adenylosuccinate synthase, whose product is MGKNVVVLGTQWGDEGKGKIVDLLTDKVSAVVRFQGGHNAGHTLVIDGRKTALHLIPSGILRKDVQCLIGNGVVLSPEALLKEVRELESNGVAVRERLKISLACPIILKTHVRIDQARERARGVDKIGTTGRGIGPAYEDKVSRRGVRLGDLFDPQSFKEKLLEIMSYHNFVLTEYFHEEPEDIDQAFSELMTMSEEILPMAADVTDILHDLRKRGEHIMFEGAQGSLLDIDLGTYPYVTSSNTTAGGTATGTGFGPLFLDYVLGITKAYTTRVGSGPFPTELFDDMGRHLAVKGNEVGTTTGRSRRCGWFDAVALRHAIQINSVSGICLTKLDVLDGMDTVKVCIGYKTPKGEITRPPIGCDTYKDIEPVFVELPGWQESTFGITSLDQLPENARSYIRYLEEQIEAPIDIISTGPDRVETVILRHPFGE
- a CDS encoding ComF family protein, translating into MACLEPAASFGLCTPCREELPRNRWYCRHCALPLAFPGQDMACGECLKSPPPFIRVIAPLHYRFPVDRMIRRYKDSGQRAFAKPLLHELAHHLTETLDRHPDWRPDLLVPAPMHPTRRRSRGFNQASDIAEHLGRKLALPWSSNLAARQRSARSQRGLDRNARITNLTGIFRIVDQPPARVAIIDDVVTTGATARLLAQALKNAGAREVQVWALARTPG
- a CDS encoding NAD(P)/FAD-dependent oxidoreductase, with the protein product MADPEIYQAQTVVVGAGVVGLAIARKLAQQGQEVLVLEAGDRFGEGISSRNSEVVHGGLYYPEHSLKALLCVEGRQALYDYCHTRRLPVRKCGKWVVAGEAEAGQLVRIREQAQKNGVELELVDKKAVARKLPGVVAGAALHSPETGIIDSHALMLALLGELEDAGGQLICRAPVVGIVTETDGYRLEVAGESPCWLKTEQVVNSAGLGAVPLASCWKGMPEQQIPRQRYARGVYFSYGGKHPFDSLVYPVPEPGGLGIHLTLDLAGQARFGPDVEWVDTPDYRVDPARAQAFTGSISRWWPALDPARLQPAYAGIRPKLHGPNESFADFRIDGPESHGLPGVVHLFGIESPGLTASLAIANRVAGLLRE
- the hflK gene encoding FtsH protease activity modulator HflK, coding for MAWNEPGGNRNDNDPWGTGGGRGGKDQGPPDLDEALKKGLDKLNKLLGGKGKGGNSGGSGSSGGNAGGIGAVLAIVAIVFVGYVVFQSFYTVDEQERAVVLRFGEFSRIEEPGLRFKVPLIDSVTLVRVTNVRTAESSGQMLTQDENLVTVDLQVQYRVNDARDYVLNVRDSNQALAFATDSALRHEVGSSTLDGVLTEGRAELSVRIEQRLQTFLREYSTGLGIVRVNVESTQPPEPVQDAFREVQRAREDEQQVKEEAERYRNKVVPEARGRARRLTEEAAAYREQVVERARGETSRFMAVLDVYEQAPEVTRERMYIQALEAVLTNTSKVMVATEGDDNIMYLPLDGLTNRAGVSGQSGESGSNQTDIKALSDQVMQELQSRQDSGVRRSR
- a CDS encoding ATP phosphoribosyltransferase regulatory subunit; the protein is MTVSDRWLLPDGVEDILPPLAGQIESLRRDVMDTCQRWGYQLVIPPLIEYLESLFTGTGHDLELQTFKLTDQLTGRMMGLRADMTPQAARIDAHTLGQDGITRLCYAGHVLHTRPRHMLTGRTPIQAGCELFGSRSESADMEVISLMLESLRISGLPRIHLDLAHVAIYENLVREAAFDRDAGEAIFDAMARKSVPELDQWLGDCPAGSAGEMLRKLARVSGGAEALAEAKQILAGAPVPLQDALGQLERVADMLGNHFPEVTFGFDFCELRGYNYHTGLVFAAYVPGHGDAVGKGGRYDAIGSDFGRARPATGFSLDIRSLASLGQRTSHSTGRIWAPADADDALEGVIAGLRLTETVVRALPEDTKADPRARGCNRILVKKNGQWVVEHLD
- a CDS encoding serine/threonine protein kinase; the protein is MTETSSHPYDALTPDTILDAMEDAGFVVNGRLFALNSYENRVYQIGLDDKSPVIAKFYRPGRWSEAQIREEHDFTRQLVEADIPVVAPMELPGGDSLGRGGEFLFAVFPQRGGQAPDTSVTDTLYRLGQWLGQLHNQGDTKAFQERPTLDLIGGITANTDFLIRENWVPADLRPAWDSLIPDLIEYCQRRMEDAGETHNLRIHGDCHAGNILCREDQMLFVDLDDCRTGPAIQDLWLLLNGDEVERGQQFGELMEGYEMFRDFNRRERHLIEPLRCYRQISHCTWLAKRWDDPAFPRFFPWFAKPRFWSDQILSLREQLSALQSPSISIPGQF
- the hflC gene encoding protease modulator HflC, which produces MGAKGVVGLAGALIVVLVVLSSVYIIPETHRGVLLRFGELIETDIKAGIHFKVPVIDQVREFDVRLLTTDLPSRQYLTIEKKPLDVDSYIAWKIRDVDQFYRATGGDEYRASQLLLSRVDNGLRDEFGVRTMVEVVSGQRDELMTSLTTRVNETAQEEFGIDVVDIRVKAIEFPGEVSQNVYRRMAAERLALAQEFRSRGNELAEGIRADADRQRTVILAEAFSKAEETRGEGDAEAARIYADAYGTNSEFYSFYRSLEAYQNTFADKGDIMVIDTESDFMKYLKDPMGNR